A window from Mustela erminea isolate mMusErm1 chromosome 17, mMusErm1.Pri, whole genome shotgun sequence encodes these proteins:
- the RGS16 gene encoding regulator of G-protein signaling 16 isoform X2 — MCRTLAAFPTTCLERAKEFKTRLGIFLHKSELGSDTGSVGKFEWSSKHSKEGNFSEDVLGWKESFDLLLSSKNGVAAFHAFLKTELSEENLEFWLACEEFKKLRSATKLASRAHKIFEEFIRSEAPKEVNIDHETRELTRMNLQAATATCFDVAQGKTRTLMEKDSYPRFLKSPAYRDLVAQASAASASLASSSHAEPLHT; from the exons ATGTGCCGGACCCTGGCCGccttccccaccacctgcctGGAGAG AGCCAAAGAGTTCAAGACACGACTGGGGATCTTTCTTCACAAATCAGAGCTGGGCTCTGATACTGGGAGCGTTGGCAAATTTGAGTGGAGCAGCAAACACAGCAAAGAGGG aaacttctCAGAAGATGTGCTGGGGTGGAAAGAGTCATTTGACTTGCTACTGAGCAGTAAAA ATGGAGTGGCCGCTTTCCACGCCTTCCTGAAGACGGAGTTAAGCGAGGAGAACCTGGAGTTCTGGCTGGCCTGCGAGGAGTTTAAGAAGCTCCGCTCGGCCACCAAGCTGGCCTCCCGGGCTCACAAGATCTTTGAGGAGTTCATCCGCAGCGAAGCTCCTAAGGAG GTGAACATAGACCATGAGACCAGGGAGCTGACCAGGATGAACCTGCAGGCTGCCACGGCCACGTGCTTTGACGTGGCTCAGGGGAAGACTCGCACCCTGATGGAGAAGGACTCCTATCCACGCTTCCTGAAGTCCCCTGCTTACCGGGACCTGGTGGCCCAAGCCTCGGCCgcctctgcctctctggccaGCAGCAGCCACGCAGAGCCCCTGCACACCTGA
- the RGS16 gene encoding regulator of G-protein signaling 16 isoform X1 — protein sequence MCRTLAAFPTTCLERAKEFKTRLGIFLHKSELGSDTGSVGKFEWSSKHSKEGRNFSEDVLGWKESFDLLLSSKNGVAAFHAFLKTELSEENLEFWLACEEFKKLRSATKLASRAHKIFEEFIRSEAPKEVNIDHETRELTRMNLQAATATCFDVAQGKTRTLMEKDSYPRFLKSPAYRDLVAQASAASASLASSSHAEPLHT from the exons ATGTGCCGGACCCTGGCCGccttccccaccacctgcctGGAGAG AGCCAAAGAGTTCAAGACACGACTGGGGATCTTTCTTCACAAATCAGAGCTGGGCTCTGATACTGGGAGCGTTGGCAAATTTGAGTGGAGCAGCAAACACAGCAAAGAGGG cagaaacttctCAGAAGATGTGCTGGGGTGGAAAGAGTCATTTGACTTGCTACTGAGCAGTAAAA ATGGAGTGGCCGCTTTCCACGCCTTCCTGAAGACGGAGTTAAGCGAGGAGAACCTGGAGTTCTGGCTGGCCTGCGAGGAGTTTAAGAAGCTCCGCTCGGCCACCAAGCTGGCCTCCCGGGCTCACAAGATCTTTGAGGAGTTCATCCGCAGCGAAGCTCCTAAGGAG GTGAACATAGACCATGAGACCAGGGAGCTGACCAGGATGAACCTGCAGGCTGCCACGGCCACGTGCTTTGACGTGGCTCAGGGGAAGACTCGCACCCTGATGGAGAAGGACTCCTATCCACGCTTCCTGAAGTCCCCTGCTTACCGGGACCTGGTGGCCCAAGCCTCGGCCgcctctgcctctctggccaGCAGCAGCCACGCAGAGCCCCTGCACACCTGA